The following are from one region of the Staphylococcus schleiferi genome:
- the ilvB gene encoding biosynthetic-type acetolactate synthase large subunit has protein sequence MTNTEKATDYAQTEQLTSTLQPQTHTLKTGAELLVEAFLEEEVEYIFGYPGGAVLPLYDTFYNGQIRHILYRHEQGATHAAEGYARVSGKPGVVVVTSGPGATNAMTGIADAYSDSLPLVVITGQVATPGIGKDAFQEADILSMTTPITKHNYQVHDVKDIPRIVKEAFHIANYGRKGPVVIDFPKDMGVLSTETTNDKTVNTPGYYVNHKPEIDEIQKLTALLKSAKQPIVLAGAGVNFSKSNEALLQFVEKYQIPVVTTLHGLGAIPFSHPLFLGMGGMHGSYASNMALTDCDLLINFGSRFDDRLASQPESFAPHAKIVHVDIDPSEINKIIRTDLGIVADVGAVLAALSKYRIEVPNHQDWLNTVNANKSKHPFKYLPSEQREFSRPQRVIEYIGEITKGKAYVATDVGQHQMWVAQFYPFETYGQLITSGGLGTMGFGIPAAIGAQFAKPSDTVVVFVGDGGFQMTNQEMALLNEFNLKIKIVLINNGTLGMVKQWQDKFFNQRFSHSVFNDQPDFRKLSEAYGVKSFLIDDNQKLESQIDAAFLHDGPALIEVRISPTEPVLPMVPSGKANHEMEGLL, from the coding sequence ATGACAAACACTGAAAAAGCAACGGATTATGCACAGACAGAGCAGTTGACTTCAACATTGCAACCACAGACACACACGTTGAAAACTGGTGCAGAATTATTGGTCGAAGCATTTTTAGAAGAAGAAGTTGAGTATATTTTTGGTTATCCAGGCGGTGCCGTTCTACCACTCTATGATACTTTTTATAACGGACAAATTCGGCATATCCTTTACCGTCATGAGCAAGGTGCCACACATGCTGCAGAAGGCTATGCGCGTGTGAGTGGTAAACCCGGCGTTGTCGTAGTAACAAGTGGCCCAGGTGCGACAAATGCGATGACAGGTATTGCAGATGCTTATAGTGATTCTTTGCCTTTAGTTGTCATCACGGGTCAAGTTGCAACACCAGGTATCGGTAAGGACGCTTTTCAAGAAGCTGATATTTTATCAATGACGACGCCAATTACGAAACATAACTATCAAGTTCATGATGTAAAGGATATTCCTAGAATTGTAAAAGAAGCATTCCATATTGCCAATTATGGTCGAAAGGGACCTGTCGTTATCGACTTTCCTAAAGATATGGGCGTCCTCTCTACTGAAACGACAAACGACAAAACAGTTAATACGCCTGGCTATTATGTGAACCACAAACCTGAAATTGATGAAATTCAAAAATTGACTGCATTATTAAAATCAGCCAAACAACCAATTGTTTTAGCGGGTGCCGGTGTGAACTTTTCAAAATCAAATGAAGCCCTCCTACAATTTGTTGAAAAATATCAAATTCCTGTAGTGACTACTTTACATGGCTTAGGTGCTATTCCTTTTTCCCACCCCTTATTTCTTGGGATGGGCGGCATGCATGGTTCCTATGCGAGCAATATGGCACTAACGGATTGCGATTTACTCATTAACTTTGGTTCTCGTTTTGATGACCGTCTTGCAAGCCAACCAGAATCATTCGCACCACATGCCAAAATTGTCCATGTTGATATTGATCCATCTGAAATTAACAAAATTATTAGAACTGATTTAGGTATCGTTGCTGATGTAGGTGCCGTATTAGCTGCATTATCAAAGTATCGTATTGAAGTTCCCAATCATCAAGATTGGCTCAATACTGTTAATGCCAATAAATCAAAGCACCCATTCAAATATCTTCCGTCTGAACAACGCGAATTCAGCCGACCGCAACGGGTTATTGAATACATTGGTGAGATTACAAAAGGAAAAGCTTATGTCGCAACTGATGTCGGCCAACATCAAATGTGGGTGGCTCAATTTTATCCATTTGAAACCTATGGTCAACTCATTACAAGTGGTGGCTTAGGAACGATGGGCTTTGGTATCCCAGCAGCAATAGGCGCTCAATTTGCAAAACCTTCTGACACAGTCGTGGTTTTTGTTGGTGATGGTGGCTTTCAAATGACGAATCAGGAAATGGCCTTACTCAATGAATTTAATTTGAAAATCAAAATTGTTCTCATTAATAATGGCACACTCGGTATGGTTAAACAGTGGCAAGACAAATTCTTTAATCAACGCTTTTCTCATTCTGTATTCAATGATCAACCTGATTTTAGAAAATTAAGTGAAGCCTATGGGGTTAAAAGCTTTTTAATCGATGACAATCAGAAACTAGAATCGCAAATCGATGCAGCCTTTCTTCATGATGGCCCAGCGTTAATTGAAGTTAGAATTTCACCAACGGAACCTGTATTGCCAATGGTTCCAAGTGGTAAAGCAAATCATGAAATGGAGGGCTTACTATGA
- the ilvD gene encoding dihydroxy-acid dehydratase codes for MRSDMIKKGDQQAPARSLLHATGQIKSPTDMNKPFIAICNSYIDIVPGHVHLRELADIAKEAIREAGGIPFEFNTIGVDDGIAMGHIGMRYSLPSREIIADAAETVINAHWFDGVFYIPNCDKITPGMLLAAVRTNVPAIFCSGGPMKAGLSSQGKALTLSSMFEAVGAFKEGSMSKEDFLEMEQNACPTCGSCAGMFTANSMNCLMEILGLALPYNGTALAVSDQRREMIKEAAKQLVENVKNDLKPKDIITKEAIDDAFALDMAMGGSTNTVLHTLAIANEAGIDYDLQRINNIAKKTPYLSKIAPSSAYSMEDVHQAGGVPAIINELMKKDGVLHPDRITVTGRTLRENNQDKEITNDQVIRHLDSPYDQQGGLSILYGNIAPDGAVIKVGGVDPSIKTFTGKAICFDSHDEAVAAIDNHTVRAGHVVVIRYEGPKGGPGMPEMLAPTSSIVGRGLGKDVALITDGRFSGATRGIAVGHISPEAASGGPIRLIEDGDEITIDLTHRTLSLNVSQDELEKRDAQQQSFKAKVKTGYLARYTALVTSANTGGIMKVPDELL; via the coding sequence ATGAGAAGTGACATGATTAAAAAAGGAGATCAACAAGCACCGGCCAGAAGTTTATTACATGCGACGGGACAAATTAAATCCCCTACTGACATGAACAAACCTTTTATCGCTATTTGTAATTCATATATCGATATTGTTCCTGGTCATGTACATTTAAGAGAATTAGCTGATATCGCCAAAGAAGCGATTAGAGAAGCGGGTGGCATTCCATTTGAATTTAATACAATTGGTGTCGATGATGGCATTGCGATGGGCCATATTGGGATGCGTTACTCATTACCAAGCCGTGAAATTATCGCAGATGCAGCAGAAACAGTTATCAATGCCCATTGGTTCGATGGTGTCTTTTACATTCCAAACTGTGACAAAATCACTCCTGGTATGTTACTTGCAGCAGTGAGAACGAATGTCCCAGCTATATTTTGTTCTGGCGGTCCTATGAAAGCAGGATTGTCTTCCCAAGGTAAAGCATTGACACTCTCATCTATGTTTGAAGCAGTTGGTGCATTTAAAGAAGGTTCAATGAGTAAAGAAGACTTTTTAGAAATGGAACAAAACGCATGTCCGACTTGTGGCTCATGTGCAGGAATGTTCACTGCAAATTCAATGAATTGTCTAATGGAGATTTTAGGACTGGCATTACCATATAACGGCACAGCATTAGCAGTGAGTGATCAAAGAAGAGAGATGATAAAAGAAGCCGCAAAACAGTTGGTAGAAAATGTCAAAAATGATTTAAAGCCTAAAGACATTATCACGAAAGAAGCAATTGATGATGCATTTGCACTTGATATGGCGATGGGTGGATCTACAAACACTGTACTACATACGTTAGCGATTGCCAATGAAGCAGGCATTGATTACGACCTTCAACGGATTAATAATATCGCTAAAAAAACACCGTATTTATCTAAAATTGCACCTAGTTCAGCATATTCAATGGAAGATGTCCATCAAGCGGGCGGCGTACCGGCAATTATCAATGAATTAATGAAAAAAGACGGTGTCTTACATCCTGACCGGATAACTGTCACAGGACGAACACTTCGAGAAAACAATCAAGACAAAGAAATCACGAATGATCAAGTCATTCGACACTTAGATTCACCTTATGATCAGCAAGGTGGGCTATCTATTTTATATGGCAATATCGCTCCAGATGGTGCAGTCATTAAAGTTGGCGGTGTAGATCCATCCATCAAAACCTTTACAGGAAAAGCGATTTGTTTTGATAGTCATGACGAAGCGGTCGCAGCTATTGATAATCATACTGTGCGTGCAGGACATGTCGTTGTCATTCGTTATGAAGGCCCTAAAGGTGGTCCAGGAATGCCTGAAATGTTAGCCCCTACTTCATCGATTGTAGGACGAGGTTTAGGCAAAGATGTGGCATTAATTACAGATGGTCGTTTTTCAGGAGCAACACGCGGTATCGCTGTCGGTCATATTTCACCAGAAGCCGCTTCAGGTGGCCCTATTCGCTTAATCGAAGACGGCGATGAAATTACAATCGACCTCACTCACCGCACTTTATCCTTAAATGTATCACAAGACGAACTTGAAAAACGAGATGCGCAACAACAATCCTTTAAAGCAAAAGTAAAAACAGGTTATTTAGCAAGATATACCGCGCTTGTAACGAGTGCTAACACAGGTGGCATCATGAAAGTACCAGATGAGTTACTTTAA
- the tsaE gene encoding tRNA (adenosine(37)-N6)-threonylcarbamoyltransferase complex ATPase subunit type 1 TsaE → MRIKNIAEMQRFANLLTPLLKAQDVLLLDGDLGAGKTTLSQFIGKALGVKRHISSPTFNIIKSYKGDTLKFHHMDCYRLENSDEDLGFDEFFNDHAVTVVEWSTFIKDYLPDVFLKINIKVINEDEREIELEAKGQHFEEIKEQMTHV, encoded by the coding sequence ATGAGAATAAAAAATATAGCAGAAATGCAGAGGTTCGCTAATTTACTGACACCACTTCTAAAAGCGCAAGATGTGTTGTTATTAGATGGTGATCTTGGCGCTGGTAAAACAACTTTAAGTCAATTTATCGGAAAAGCGTTGGGGGTCAAACGTCACATCAGTTCACCGACCTTTAACATTATTAAGTCATATAAAGGAGACACTTTAAAATTTCATCATATGGATTGCTACCGACTTGAGAACTCCGATGAAGATTTAGGGTTTGATGAATTTTTTAATGACCACGCAGTTACAGTCGTTGAATGGAGTACGTTTATTAAAGATTATTTACCGGATGTATTTTTAAAAATTAACATTAAAGTGATCAATGAAGATGAACGAGAAATCGAACTCGAGGCAAAAGGTCAACATTTTGAAGAAATCAAGGAGCAAATGACACATGTATAG
- the tsaB gene encoding tRNA (adenosine(37)-N6)-threonylcarbamoyltransferase complex dimerization subunit type 1 TsaB, translated as MYSLLINSANQPLSVAVLQDGKVLVTHTTTVKRNHSIQLMPLIEFLLAQCEIKAKDLDEIIVAEGPGSYTGLRIGVTTAKTLAYTLGIQLYGVSSLKAIAANIEYSDAYIIPIIDARRGNVFAGVYQLQDEQLVAVMEDQHIALSQLISQWSNNENIIFIGDDVTHFTNELEGYQCIAEPPRADKMYRYKGEPREIHTFVPQYLKLSEAEQNWMDQQK; from the coding sequence ATGTATAGTTTACTTATTAATAGCGCGAATCAACCTTTATCAGTTGCTGTTTTACAAGATGGCAAAGTTTTAGTCACACATACTACAACGGTTAAACGCAATCATTCTATACAATTAATGCCATTAATCGAGTTTTTACTTGCGCAATGTGAAATTAAAGCAAAAGATTTAGATGAAATTATTGTGGCAGAAGGGCCAGGTTCTTATACAGGATTGCGTATTGGTGTCACTACGGCTAAAACATTAGCGTACACTTTAGGCATACAGTTATATGGTGTCTCTTCATTAAAGGCAATTGCTGCGAATATCGAATATTCAGATGCCTATATTATCCCAATCATTGATGCCCGAAGAGGGAATGTCTTTGCAGGTGTTTATCAATTGCAAGATGAACAGTTAGTCGCTGTTATGGAAGATCAACATATTGCGTTATCTCAATTAATTTCACAATGGTCTAATAATGAGAATATTATCTTTATTGGTGATGATGTCACACATTTCACAAATGAACTCGAAGGATATCAATGTATCGCTGAACCGCCTAGAGCGGATAAAATGTATCGATATAAAGGTGAACCGCGTGAGATTCATACGTTTGTACCGCAATATTTAAAGTTATCGGAGGCAGAACAAAATTGGATGGATCAACAGAAATAA
- the rimI gene encoding ribosomal protein S18-alanine N-acetyltransferase, translating to MDGSTEIKEKLQIRHMMLEDVPAVFDLEQISFKKSSWTIDAFYYELEQNHFAHYFVVEFENKIIGYLGLWIVVDQAQITTVAIDPEYRDYGLGQLLLKYVINFASSIATVMSLEVREDNHVAQHVYQKLGFEYGGKRKNYYGDGEDALVMWVSLND from the coding sequence TTGGATGGATCAACAGAAATAAAAGAGAAACTTCAAATAAGACATATGATGCTTGAAGATGTTCCAGCTGTTTTTGACCTTGAACAGATAAGCTTTAAAAAGAGTTCGTGGACGATTGACGCGTTTTATTATGAATTGGAGCAAAATCATTTTGCCCATTATTTTGTTGTAGAGTTCGAAAATAAAATTATCGGATACTTAGGCTTATGGATCGTAGTTGACCAAGCCCAAATTACAACAGTTGCTATTGATCCGGAGTATAGAGATTACGGATTAGGTCAATTATTATTGAAATATGTTATTAATTTTGCATCTTCAATCGCAACGGTTATGAGTTTGGAAGTACGTGAAGATAATCATGTCGCACAGCATGTTTATCAAAAACTTGGTTTTGAATATGGCGGTAAACGAAAAAATTATTATGGTGATGGAGAGGATGCGTTAGTCATGTGGGTGAGTTTAAATGACTGA
- the tsaD gene encoding tRNA (adenosine(37)-N6)-threonylcarbamoyltransferase complex transferase subunit TsaD, which yields MTENTTILALETSCDETSVSVIENGTEILSNSVLSQIDSHKRFGGVVPEVASRHHVENITLIIEDALQQADKSMDQIDAVAVTQGPGLIGALLVGVNAAKSLAFANDKPLIPVHHIAGHVYANQLGTGLKFPLIALIVSGGHTELVYMKDHLQFEIIGETRDDAVGEAYDKVARTIGLPYPGGPAVDRLAAQGEDTYQFPRVWLEPESYDFSFSGLKSAVINKLHNLKQKGEQVIPENVATSFQNSVVEVLVGKAMRACEDYNVKQLIVAGGVASNKGLRKALEQATRERGIELAIPEPRLCTDNAAMIGAAAHYIYEKGIRGDMALNGKSSMDIEMYLDHE from the coding sequence ATGACTGAGAATACAACGATTTTGGCACTTGAAACAAGTTGTGATGAAACAAGTGTCAGTGTAATAGAAAACGGTACAGAAATTTTAAGTAATAGTGTGTTAAGTCAAATTGACAGTCATAAACGATTTGGCGGTGTTGTCCCTGAGGTCGCAAGTCGTCATCATGTTGAAAATATAACATTAATCATTGAAGATGCATTGCAACAAGCAGACAAATCAATGGACCAGATTGATGCAGTTGCTGTAACGCAAGGCCCAGGTCTTATTGGTGCGTTACTGGTGGGTGTCAATGCTGCTAAGTCGCTAGCTTTTGCTAATGATAAACCGCTTATACCGGTCCATCATATAGCGGGGCACGTGTATGCAAACCAACTTGGAACAGGTTTGAAATTCCCATTAATTGCATTAATTGTTTCGGGTGGACATACGGAGCTTGTCTATATGAAAGATCATTTACAATTTGAGATTATTGGTGAAACACGAGATGATGCAGTAGGCGAAGCTTATGATAAAGTCGCACGGACTATTGGCTTACCTTACCCTGGTGGCCCGGCGGTTGATCGATTAGCCGCGCAAGGTGAGGACACATACCAATTTCCTCGTGTATGGCTAGAGCCTGAGAGTTATGACTTTAGCTTTAGTGGTTTGAAAAGTGCAGTGATTAATAAATTGCATAATCTAAAGCAAAAGGGTGAACAAGTGATTCCTGAAAATGTAGCGACAAGTTTTCAAAATAGCGTAGTGGAAGTGCTCGTTGGAAAAGCGATGCGTGCTTGTGAAGATTACAACGTTAAACAGTTGATAGTAGCTGGAGGTGTAGCAAGTAACAAAGGGCTTCGCAAAGCTTTAGAGCAAGCTACGCGTGAAAGAGGCATAGAACTCGCGATTCCAGAACCACGTTTATGTACGGATAATGCTGCGATGATTGGAGCAGCAGCCCATTATATTTACGAAAAAGGAATACGTGGGGATATGGCGTTAAATGGTAAAAGCAGTATGGATATTGAAATGTATTTAGATCATGAATAA